A single window of Gambusia affinis linkage group LG18, SWU_Gaff_1.0, whole genome shotgun sequence DNA harbors:
- the tnfsf12 gene encoding tumor necrosis factor ligand superfamily member 12, with translation MQRILQRRRVRKLRVVWASLALVALSLAACSALFTAWTWRQTRDLSQSFQILQDRLEQVNTQRKAIVQLILEKRELLLERVKRDGGSVRGRSGSGRKAASHFEITKLSSQQVGEGGVIKGWEERTLNMSKAVRYNKEEGTFTVERAGVYFLFCQVLFNEQQSQYVKLDVVTKGLRPQKLQCMDGYGTTPSAGPHSFHFVKPCQVSGLLWLERGTELQAQTGPSFSLHPVANHVFSIFKVN, from the exons ATGCAGCGGATTCTGCAGAGGAGGCGAGTGCGCAAGCTGCGGGTCGTCTGGGCTTCCTTGGCCCTGGTGGCTCTGTCTCTGGCCGCCTGCAGCGCGCTGTTCACGGCGTGGACCTGGCGACAGACGCGGGACCTGTCCCAGTCCTTCCAGATCCTGCAGGACCGACTCGAGCAG GTCAACACGCAGAGGAAGGCAATTGTTCAGCTCATTCTGGAGAagagagagctgctgctggagcgaGTGAAGCGAGACG GGGGCTCGGTGCGAGGGAGGAGCGGGAGTGGAAGGAAAGCGGCGTCTCATTTTGAGA TAACCAAACTCTCCTCTCAGCAAG TCGGAGAAGGGGGCGTGATAAAAGGCTGGGAGGAGAGGACGCTCAATATGAGTAAAGCAGTGAGGTACAACAAGGAGGAAGGCACCTTCACGGTGGAGAGAGCAGGAGTCTACTTCCTGTTCTGTCAG GTGTTGTTCAATGAACAGCAGTCTCAATATGTGAAGCTGGACGTGGTGACCAAGGGGCTCCGGCCCCAGAAGCTGCAGTGCATGGACGGCTACGGGACCACGCCCTCCGCAGGGCCGCACTCCTTCCACTTCGTCAAGCCCTGCCAGGTGTCTGGCCTCCTGTGGCTGGAGAGGGGCACAGAACTCCAGGCCCAGACGGGCCCATCCTTCAGCCTCCACCCGGTGGCCAATCACGTTTTTAGCATCTTCAAAGTCAACTGA